GGCCAGGGCTGCATCAAACAAGCAGTTGATCCTTGCCAGCACCCTTTCAGGGCCTTCTTCACCCCGGGTCCATTCTTGAACCCGTTGCAGAACCTGACCGACAGTATCGACAACGGCCACGGCAATTTTGGTCCCCCCTAAATCTATGCCCACAAGGTATTTCCTACAGCCCCCTTGATGCATCCCATCGGCACCTTCCTATCCATTGAATTTATTTAACTATATCATTTATCCAACAACTAGTCTTTACGCTTACAAGAATTTCTAACCACCAATCGTGGTTGCACTATGATCTCCTCTAGGCCCTGCTGTCCTTCAATCAGCTGAAGCAAACGTTCCATAGCCAATCTTCCCAGCTCAAAGGTTGGGTTTTCGACGGTTGTCAGCGGCGGAAAAACGCTGGCCGCTATATCTGTATTGTCATATCCCACCACCGAAACATCATCGGGCACCCGGTAACCATGGGCATACAAAGCCCTGATAGCCCCGGCAGCCATATAGTCGTTGGCACAGAAGATCGCTTCAGGGGGAGGGCCTGCCTGTAACATCCGTTCCATAGCCTCGTAGCCGCTGCCGGTTGTAAAATCGCCATACTGCAGCCAACCTTCTCTAACTTTTACCCCAGCCTGCATCACGGCATCAACAAAACCCTTTTCCCTGACTACCGCATCATAGTGGTTAGCGGGCCCGTTTATAAAGCCTATACCGGTATGTCCCAAATCTATTAAATGCCCAGTGGCCAGCCTGGCACCATGATAGTTGTCCAAAGTTACGTTTTTGCTCCTGTTCGGGCAAGCGCTAGGGTTTAGCAGCACATAAGGAAAGTTTCCACGCTCAAGGTCCTGTAAAAAGCTGTAGTAATAGTTATACTGGGGCACAATGATCATCCCGTCGTTTGATTGATCACGGGACTTTTGCACCAGTAAATTGGTAGCCTCAATCTCCTCCCAGGTCTTGACGGAAAAGTTGAGTGCATAACCCCGCTGCTCCGCCACGCTCAAAATACCCCGCAACATAGGATAAAAGTATGAGCATTCTCCTGTCAGATCGGGGTTATGCTGGCTGTTAAGGATATAAAGGCCGATGGTGTTACTTTTCCCGGTAATCAAATTACGCCCCACCGAACTTTGAACATAATTCAATCTGAAATATTCATAGCCATAATAGGCCATGGAAATTTTGTAACAAAATGGTGTTAAGATATATCTTGCTTTCTCATGTTGGCCCTGTAACCTGTTGTAAAAAACACGCACAAGGCATTGATATGGTATACGATGTAAGAGATGCATAAAACTGGATGATTTGAAGCTATAGCTGCCCCTTGTTCCTTAATTATGGCTTAAAAACTAGTTTTTTTAGTAATTTATTCATTTACTAAACAAGGCAAACTGCTTATATTTTGCAAGGTTTGTATAAATGAATTTTGGTATATATAAGAGCTGCATAACTTCCAGGTCCAGTAGCGAGCGGAACGTACCAGTTTCCCTGCAATTTTGATTAATTTCAACCGCAGTGTCTCCATTCGGTTTGGTTTCATTGGTTCAGGCAAGCACAACCTACGAAACCAGTTGTTAAAGTTGTATGCCAACATGGATAACTGCAGTTTTACTGCATTGGATTCAAAGTTAGTGCTGCTAAGTTTGTGACAAGCGAATCCATTTTTGGCTTCCTTAATAAAGTTTTCCATATGTCCACGTTGACAGTAAAAACGAACGATATTACGCGGTTGTAGTTCCATGTTTGTCACGATAAACGTGAATTCAAAGAACAATTGTCCAGCAGGCCGTTCCATTTTGACAACAACGCGGCGGGCACGATCCCAACTAGTAGCTTGATACAGAAATTCCCGGTAGTGGACTTGCCTTTCATGCAGTCTTTCAGGGTTTAATACTTGGTCCGCCATGGACTGTGCAACAGATTGAAGACGAGCATTGGCTTTTAAGCGAATTACATATTTATGACCCTTGGTTTCTACTAGTTTAAAGAGTTCTGGAACGGCAAAACCACTATCTGCGCGCAAAACAATTAAAGGATTGCTAACCCAAGCCTCATACCTTTTAAGGAGTGGACCGACAAATCGCACCACCTGACGAGAAGTATATACGTTGCCAGCACGAAGCTCGGCTTTAAGGCAATCACCTGTTAGTCCATCAAAACAAAATAGAGGGTGAAACCCCCACTCTTGATAATGAGAATTGAAGTTTGCTCCATATTGATTACCGTAAGCAGTAAAGCCGGAAGAATCAAGATCCATAACAAACTGGTCTTGGGGTTTAAGCATATATACTCGCTTTTGTAAGATTTCATTAATATGTTCCAATGATTTTGCAGTTGCAATATTCGCTTTTTCATTGAACCGGGAGATTGTTGGCTGCGAGGCCAAGCGCTTTTTCCCAGTAAAGCGGTGAGTAGGGGTTCTTCGGCTAACTCATCCGCATGATCATCAGCGTGATAACCAGCAAGATGCTGATAAAGCTTTTGGATAACCACATCACTATTAGGATGATCTCGGTGCATAACAGGGTCATCAACTACCAGCATTTTTTCAACAGTTTCTGAAAGGCCGAGTTTATAATCAAATTCCTTATACAATAACAACCCTGCATCTGAAGTTAGGTCGCCACCATTGAAATTAACTTTTATTCGGGAGTTGAAGTTCATGCTATATTCCTGTACACTTTTCATAAGAAGAGTCCTCCTTTGGTAAAGGTTGGTTTGCCAACACCATTACAATACCAAAGTTTGGGCTCTTTTTCCATGCTTTCATT
This region of Zhaonella formicivorans genomic DNA includes:
- a CDS encoding LacI family DNA-binding transcriptional regulator, with protein sequence MITGKSNTIGLYILNSQHNPDLTGECSYFYPMLRGILSVAEQRGYALNFSVKTWEEIEATNLLVQKSRDQSNDGMIIVPQYNYYYSFLQDLERGNFPYVLLNPSACPNRSKNVTLDNYHGARLATGHLIDLGHTGIGFINGPANHYDAVVREKGFVDAVMQAGVKVREGWLQYGDFTTGSGYEAMERMLQAGPPPEAIFCANDYMAAGAIRALYAHGYRVPDDVSVVGYDNTDIAASVFPPLTTVENPTFELGRLAMERLLQLIEGQQGLEEIIVQPRLVVRNSCKRKD